A region from the Pseudomonas cucumis genome encodes:
- the cls gene encoding cardiolipin synthase produces MARAPSAPVQLDGIHGPLSAERSKAILDRLRSTGAETNIFDVHLAIEESIVGSPLTEGNKVDLLQDGPATYQSMIKAVEAARDHINMETYILDDDEVGQRFAAALIAQQQKGVQVNLIRDSVGTLGTPSAFFSRLTDAGIKVLEYNPINPAAAKTGWDVNQRDHRKLLIVDGRIAFLGGINISSVYSGGSFSAHSKTRPTGDLPWRDTDLRIEGPVVADLQKLFIGTWTAQKGEPLAARHYFPPPERKGTEVVRAIGSSPDEPFSLIYATLISALRSAQSEIWLTNAYFVPDPQLLAALKEAAARGVDVKLVLPSSTDSWLVLHAGRAYYSELLKANVKLYERRDALLHVKTAVIDGVWSSVGSTNLDWRSFLHNDEVNVVVLGTGFGKKMQAAFLADLAKSNEIKLEKWQRRSLGVRAKEQMARLWEYWL; encoded by the coding sequence ATGGCTCGCGCGCCCTCTGCGCCAGTGCAGCTCGACGGGATACACGGACCTTTGTCAGCCGAGCGCAGCAAGGCCATTCTCGACCGACTCAGGTCCACCGGCGCAGAGACCAACATCTTCGATGTGCACCTCGCCATCGAAGAATCCATCGTCGGCAGCCCGCTAACGGAAGGAAACAAGGTCGACTTGCTGCAGGACGGCCCCGCCACCTACCAGTCGATGATCAAAGCCGTGGAAGCTGCGCGCGACCACATCAACATGGAGACCTACATCCTCGACGATGATGAAGTCGGCCAGCGTTTCGCCGCCGCACTGATCGCTCAGCAACAGAAAGGCGTACAGGTCAATCTGATCCGTGACAGCGTCGGAACCCTTGGAACACCCTCAGCGTTTTTCTCTCGATTGACCGACGCGGGCATCAAAGTGCTGGAGTACAACCCAATCAATCCGGCGGCGGCCAAAACGGGTTGGGACGTGAACCAGCGCGACCACCGAAAGCTGCTGATAGTGGACGGCCGTATTGCCTTTCTCGGCGGGATCAACATCAGCAGCGTCTATTCGGGGGGCTCGTTCAGCGCTCACTCGAAGACTCGCCCAACGGGTGATTTGCCTTGGCGCGATACCGACTTGCGCATCGAGGGGCCCGTGGTTGCAGACCTGCAGAAGCTGTTCATCGGAACCTGGACGGCCCAGAAAGGTGAACCACTCGCGGCTCGCCACTACTTTCCGCCACCTGAGCGCAAAGGCACCGAGGTGGTGCGCGCCATCGGCAGCTCGCCAGATGAGCCGTTCAGCTTGATCTATGCCACGCTGATTTCGGCGCTACGTAGCGCGCAGTCTGAGATATGGCTGACTAACGCCTACTTTGTTCCCGACCCGCAGTTGCTGGCGGCACTCAAGGAGGCAGCAGCACGTGGAGTCGACGTCAAGCTGGTACTACCCAGCAGCACCGATTCGTGGCTAGTGCTCCATGCTGGTCGCGCCTACTACAGCGAGCTGTTGAAGGCCAACGTCAAGCTTTACGAGCGACGTGACGCGCTACTCCACGTCAAGACAGCAGTAATCGATGGCGTGTGGTCGAGTGTCGGCTCCACCAACCTCGACTGGCGCAGCTTCCTGCACAATGATGAAGTCAACGTTGTTGTGCTGGGCACCGGGTTTGGAAAAAAAATGCAGGCGGCATTCCTGGCTGATCTGGCCAAATCGAACGAAATCAAGCTGGAAAAGTGGCAGCGCCGCTCGCTCGGTGTGAGAGCCAAGGAGCAGATGGCGCGACTCTGGGAATACTGGTTATGA
- a CDS encoding DMT family transporter — protein sequence MQSTFSKGVIFALSAAALNATIGVLSKVLMSNGFTASSVAVIKTVLGCMLLSILLLFLKRPASTTKWTQAAICAFLGIFVLFHFETSAYRHYAAAGVVVMLMASASISSIILGRIFLKDAITANATVGAALAIAGIAVIFGADLQQGFTLQGAALASMAGCGYGAFSVAMKRMGVSGGLHFTRQLLFFGSLYLLMPAAADGFVIGELSPLAIAALLALAALPTILGFFCTTKAIEYLKPSQVQALELTEPLFAALLAFVALNEVPRESLYAGAALIIVGLCFSNELIRLGSKASVPSTE from the coding sequence ATGCAATCTACTTTCAGCAAAGGCGTCATATTTGCACTCTCCGCCGCGGCACTGAACGCAACGATCGGTGTACTCAGCAAAGTACTCATGAGTAATGGCTTCACCGCCAGCAGTGTCGCCGTCATCAAGACCGTACTGGGTTGCATGCTTCTCTCGATCTTACTGCTTTTCCTCAAGCGCCCGGCGTCGACGACCAAATGGACTCAGGCGGCTATCTGCGCGTTCCTTGGCATCTTTGTGCTGTTCCACTTCGAAACGTCCGCCTATCGCCATTACGCTGCAGCAGGTGTGGTGGTGATGCTGATGGCCAGTGCCTCAATTTCCTCGATCATTCTGGGGCGCATTTTTCTCAAGGATGCCATCACCGCGAACGCGACCGTGGGCGCCGCACTGGCTATCGCCGGGATCGCGGTGATCTTCGGCGCCGACCTGCAGCAGGGCTTTACCCTGCAAGGTGCTGCGCTAGCCTCCATGGCCGGCTGCGGCTATGGGGCCTTTTCGGTTGCCATGAAGCGGATGGGCGTGTCGGGGGGACTGCACTTCACCCGGCAATTGCTGTTCTTTGGCAGCCTGTACCTGCTGATGCCGGCTGCGGCCGATGGTTTCGTGATCGGCGAGCTGTCGCCGCTGGCGATCGCCGCACTGCTGGCGCTGGCCGCGCTGCCGACAATCCTTGGCTTCTTCTGCACCACCAAGGCCATCGAGTATCTCAAGCCATCCCAAGTGCAGGCGCTGGAGCTGACCGAGCCGCTGTTCGCCGCGCTGCTGGCGTTTGTGGCGCTCAATGAAGTACCGCGCGAAAGCCTGTACGCGGGGGCGGCACTGATCATCGTCGGGCTGTGTTTCTCCAATGAACTGATCCGCTTGGGCAGCAAAGCGTCCGTCCCGTCGACCGAGTGA
- a CDS encoding type VI secretion system amidase effector protein Tae4, whose product MLTFDKLWKSHPEIFGDAAPCRTNGAKNFSDQCAINLGVALRRAGADLGKLKSVRHCWQHPKSEGHVLAAEEIAQALSQAKIPGLHAVKKIKPKDFEDDLEGQQGIIFFKDFWRRGNETIGNRSGDHIDLWNGRRLTDWLSYPRIQLGFSIEGSFSDYHESKEIWFWKVI is encoded by the coding sequence ATGCTCACATTCGACAAGTTATGGAAAAGCCACCCAGAAATATTTGGAGACGCCGCTCCATGCAGAACCAACGGCGCCAAAAACTTCAGTGATCAGTGTGCTATCAACCTCGGCGTCGCACTACGCCGGGCTGGTGCCGATCTCGGCAAACTCAAGAGTGTCCGCCACTGCTGGCAGCACCCCAAGAGCGAAGGACATGTATTGGCAGCAGAAGAAATAGCGCAAGCGTTAAGCCAAGCCAAAATTCCCGGCCTGCACGCCGTCAAAAAAATAAAGCCTAAGGACTTCGAGGATGATCTTGAAGGGCAGCAAGGCATCATTTTCTTCAAGGACTTCTGGCGCCGAGGAAACGAGACCATCGGCAATCGCAGCGGCGATCATATCGATCTATGGAACGGGCGTAGACTAACGGACTGGCTGAGCTACCCTCGTATTCAATTGGGGTTTTCCATTGAGGGCAGCTTCTCCGACTACCACGAGTCGAAGGAAATATGGTTTTGGAAGGTCATATGA
- a CDS encoding SDR family oxidoreductase: protein MSVECFVTGGTGFIGQHLVAYLSAKGHTIRVLMRRPERLAALREQVDNLGGCATRVFAVAGDLERDNLGLSLADREVLRHARVIFHLGAHFAWGLSVEHSRAVNVEGAKRVALLAAEQKSRLVMIGGYMLKNHEHLQRIGIDPRYPELTNWPAVYRHVGGYEGSKLEAHFATLEVMSAKGGEITVVHPATVCGHSRTGHILDGQPLGELIRNLVQGKLTAVPGTAEHWLPLVTVDYLVELVAVCAFDPAMVGQELLALDDQTPNLRELLVQVAQPLGLKSPKHYISLRLLKLLLSIPPVARFLNTKPEALDFIQTTRFDTAAVEQFANRHGIAKPDIRQSLQHTAMFVNSYCIAKG from the coding sequence ATGAGCGTGGAGTGCTTTGTCACGGGGGGTACCGGCTTCATCGGTCAACATTTGGTGGCGTACCTGAGTGCAAAAGGTCACACCATTCGGGTGTTGATGCGTCGCCCAGAGCGACTAGCTGCACTGCGGGAGCAAGTCGACAATTTGGGAGGGTGCGCAACCCGGGTATTTGCCGTAGCTGGCGATCTGGAACGGGACAACCTCGGGCTGAGTCTTGCTGACCGAGAAGTGCTAAGGCACGCCAGAGTCATATTCCACCTAGGCGCCCACTTCGCATGGGGGCTTTCAGTGGAGCATTCTCGTGCGGTGAATGTGGAAGGGGCAAAGCGCGTGGCGCTGTTGGCGGCTGAGCAAAAAAGCCGGTTAGTGATGATCGGCGGCTACATGCTGAAAAATCATGAACATCTGCAACGCATCGGAATTGATCCTCGTTATCCGGAGCTGACGAATTGGCCTGCCGTCTACCGACATGTCGGTGGTTACGAGGGGAGCAAGCTGGAGGCGCATTTTGCGACCCTGGAGGTCATGTCCGCCAAAGGCGGGGAGATTACCGTTGTCCACCCCGCGACGGTTTGTGGCCACAGCCGCACGGGGCATATCCTTGACGGTCAGCCGCTGGGAGAGCTGATACGCAACCTTGTGCAGGGAAAGCTGACTGCAGTGCCCGGTACCGCCGAGCACTGGCTGCCACTGGTCACCGTGGATTACCTGGTTGAGTTGGTGGCGGTTTGTGCTTTTGATCCTGCCATGGTGGGCCAGGAACTGCTGGCGCTTGATGACCAAACTCCCAACTTGCGAGAACTCCTGGTACAGGTGGCACAACCTTTGGGCTTAAAGTCTCCCAAGCATTACATTTCACTCCGATTGCTGAAGTTGCTACTGAGTATTCCTCCCGTCGCGCGGTTTTTGAATACAAAACCCGAAGCCTTGGACTTTATCCAGACCACTCGTTTTGATACAGCGGCGGTCGAGCAATTTGCCAACAGGCATGGAATAGCCAAACCGGATATACGTCAGTCTTTGCAGCACACTGCAATGTTCGTCAACTCATATTGCATAGCCAAGGGCTAG
- a CDS encoding NADPH-dependent FMN reductase yields the protein MSRHIVLLCGSNRSNSQSVKVARYLRDRLEKLELCDSSELIDLASSWLPLWPEEDTDRVWNAQQSILKKATALIVISPEWNGMACPALKNFFLYAGLGELGHKPALLVGVSAGLGGAYPIAELRASSYKNSRILYLPEQLIIRNVESMLNSEEPSDESDSRIRARADWALQLLCQYDAALRTIRPAIKHPPEFSTGM from the coding sequence ATGAGTCGTCATATCGTTCTGCTGTGTGGATCGAACAGATCAAACAGTCAATCCGTCAAGGTTGCCAGGTATCTGCGCGACCGATTAGAGAAACTTGAGCTGTGTGATTCAAGCGAACTGATCGACCTGGCTTCCAGTTGGCTACCGCTTTGGCCAGAAGAAGACACCGACAGAGTCTGGAATGCCCAGCAATCGATCCTCAAAAAAGCGACGGCACTGATCGTGATCAGTCCTGAGTGGAATGGCATGGCTTGCCCAGCCCTGAAAAACTTCTTTTTGTACGCGGGGCTTGGTGAACTTGGACATAAGCCTGCGCTGTTGGTCGGCGTTTCGGCAGGGCTTGGAGGGGCATATCCAATTGCTGAGTTACGCGCATCGAGCTACAAAAATAGCCGGATCCTGTATTTGCCTGAACAACTCATCATCAGGAACGTAGAGTCGATGCTAAACAGCGAAGAGCCTTCGGATGAAAGTGATAGCCGCATTCGGGCGCGTGCCGACTGGGCTCTGCAGTTACTGTGTCAATACGATGCCGCTTTACGCACCATACGACCTGCAATTAAACACCCCCCAGAGTTCTCTACCGGGATGTAA
- a CDS encoding MerR family transcriptional regulator: MKIGELEARSGASRHTLRYYEQIGLISPLRQTNKYRVYTAQTLQDLDFIQRAQSMGFSLGEIGEILDAQRNKLIDCADGAKLIEKKMAEIKQKIANLQSIYRYLDEERANLEASAAKQLELQQLNNSSN; encoded by the coding sequence ATGAAAATCGGCGAACTCGAGGCCCGCAGCGGCGCCAGCCGCCATACGCTGCGTTACTACGAGCAAATCGGCCTGATCTCACCGCTGCGGCAAACTAACAAATATCGCGTTTACACAGCGCAAACTCTGCAGGATCTGGACTTTATCCAGCGCGCGCAAAGCATGGGGTTTTCCCTGGGGGAAATAGGCGAGATTCTGGATGCGCAGCGGAACAAGCTGATCGATTGTGCTGACGGCGCAAAGCTAATTGAAAAGAAGATGGCAGAAATCAAACAGAAAATCGCCAACCTCCAAAGCATTTATCGGTATCTGGATGAAGAGCGTGCAAACCTCGAAGCCAGTGCTGCCAAGCAACTTGAGCTTCAGCAGCTGAACAACTCTTCCAACTGA
- a CDS encoding sterol desaturase family protein: MNTIMLANNPALIVAGIFLAFVLLELACSSFRQSSGGKRDVLIEVVGSGILVAITFPLVMWLSGKILSQAVPDMKDALAGIPWIAGFVLFLLLDDMTQYWWHRLTHRVPALYALHRAHHSAPYMSVRIVYRNNSFYYLLMPGIWLSGMLIYLGLAPVYYVYLIVKMTVIFAAHSSVAWDDKLYRIRALRPLVWVLERTFSTPSTHSAHHGLTAEDGVTHYKGNFGNLLFFWDVLFGTAKITRRRPPAYGIEHLSPISWKDELFWPIVRSRRTAPKVNANQKVAR, translated from the coding sequence ATGAATACAATAATGCTCGCCAATAACCCTGCTTTGATAGTGGCCGGAATTTTCCTTGCCTTCGTTTTGCTAGAGCTTGCCTGTTCCTCGTTTCGTCAGTCGTCAGGCGGCAAACGTGACGTACTCATTGAAGTCGTCGGCTCCGGCATACTGGTGGCGATCACATTCCCTTTAGTCATGTGGCTAAGTGGCAAGATACTAAGTCAGGCCGTACCGGATATGAAGGACGCGTTGGCTGGAATCCCGTGGATTGCAGGATTTGTATTGTTTTTACTGCTGGATGACATGACCCAATATTGGTGGCATCGCCTGACTCACCGGGTTCCCGCACTTTATGCGCTTCACCGTGCACATCACTCAGCACCCTATATGAGTGTACGCATCGTCTATCGCAACAACAGTTTCTACTATCTTCTGATGCCCGGTATCTGGCTATCTGGCATGTTGATATATCTTGGGCTTGCTCCTGTTTATTATGTTTATTTGATTGTAAAGATGACGGTGATTTTCGCAGCGCACAGCAGCGTTGCATGGGACGACAAACTTTATCGCATCCGCGCGTTACGCCCACTTGTTTGGGTTTTGGAGCGAACCTTCTCCACACCCTCCACTCACTCTGCGCATCACGGTTTGACTGCCGAGGATGGCGTTACCCATTACAAAGGCAATTTCGGCAACCTGTTGTTTTTTTGGGACGTACTGTTTGGAACCGCAAAAATTACCCGTCGGCGTCCGCCAGCCTACGGAATCGAACACTTATCACCGATAAGCTGGAAAGACGAATTGTTCTGGCCCATCGTGCGTTCCCGCCGTACCGCACCCAAGGTAAACGCTAACCAGAAGGTGGCGCGATGA
- a CDS encoding tautomerase family protein translates to MPFARISLHRGKSAEYLQALSQGLHEALVESFEVPMADRFQVIHQHEVGELIFDPGYLGGPRSHDFVLIAITAGRPRDIETKQRFYRTLVERLSRAPGIDSEDVMVVITTTAADEWSFGGGRGN, encoded by the coding sequence ATGCCGTTTGCACGTATTTCATTGCACCGGGGAAAGTCTGCCGAGTATTTACAGGCCCTCTCACAGGGGCTGCACGAGGCGTTGGTAGAAAGCTTCGAAGTGCCGATGGCCGACCGGTTCCAGGTCATTCACCAACATGAAGTGGGCGAACTGATATTTGATCCCGGCTACCTGGGCGGTCCACGCAGCCATGACTTTGTGCTGATCGCGATTACTGCCGGTCGCCCTCGAGACATCGAGACGAAACAGCGTTTCTATCGCACCCTGGTCGAGAGACTGAGTCGAGCGCCAGGCATCGACTCTGAGGATGTCATGGTGGTGATTACCACTACCGCGGCAGATGAATGGTCGTTTGGTGGTGGGCGGGGTAATTAG
- a CDS encoding tyrosinase family protein encodes MIRSNAVNDLPALKKYVEGVKRLKDPVQNPWPGQANLSIYDSFVAWHHRAMMISTPAGQMARNAAHGGPSFLPWHRYFLVRLETLIRKAINDPHFRVPYWDWNTDAELQDPRTSLIWSDEYLGQFVDGTWRVRVMGDGRTMELNKVNRPLVRYLGRGGALPSRANVRKVIHENPVYDKAPYNAAQTTGGARNSIEGWAGEERIHNNVHVWVGGDMGLSSSPNDPVFFLHHCNVDRLWAAWQAKHPAAAYVPAGNAPDTLKFHRIDDPMYSPFPEKVTPRDVLNYSQYYKYDTLGDLL; translated from the coding sequence ATGATCAGGTCTAATGCGGTCAATGATCTCCCGGCGCTTAAGAAATACGTCGAAGGGGTAAAACGGCTCAAGGACCCCGTGCAGAATCCCTGGCCCGGGCAGGCCAACCTCTCGATTTATGACTCCTTCGTGGCCTGGCACCACCGGGCCATGATGATTTCAACGCCTGCCGGGCAGATGGCCAGGAACGCTGCGCATGGCGGGCCATCATTCTTGCCGTGGCATCGCTACTTCCTCGTGCGGCTGGAAACCTTGATTCGCAAGGCGATAAACGACCCACACTTTCGAGTCCCGTACTGGGATTGGAACACTGACGCGGAACTTCAGGACCCGAGGACTTCACTCATTTGGTCAGATGAATACCTTGGACAGTTCGTGGATGGGACGTGGCGAGTGCGAGTAATGGGTGATGGCCGCACCATGGAACTAAACAAGGTAAACCGCCCCTTGGTGCGTTATCTGGGAAGAGGTGGGGCGCTGCCCAGCCGCGCCAATGTGCGCAAGGTCATCCATGAAAACCCGGTGTATGACAAAGCACCCTACAACGCGGCTCAAACCACCGGTGGTGCGCGCAACAGCATCGAGGGATGGGCGGGCGAAGAACGCATTCATAACAACGTCCATGTATGGGTCGGTGGTGACATGGGACTGTCATCTTCGCCGAACGACCCAGTGTTCTTTCTACATCATTGCAATGTCGATCGGCTCTGGGCGGCATGGCAAGCGAAGCATCCCGCCGCCGCCTACGTACCTGCGGGAAATGCCCCGGATACGCTCAAGTTCCATCGGATTGATGACCCGATGTACAGCCCTTTCCCGGAAAAGGTGACACCTCGAGATGTCCTGAATTACAGCCAGTATTACAAGTACGACACCTTGGGCGACCTGCTTTAG
- a CDS encoding LysR substrate-binding domain-containing protein: MRRPTFDLDVLRTFVTGVEFNSFAKAADRLNRSTSAVSAQLKKLEEQIGTPVLAKSGRGLVLTPVGESLLSHARQLLEMNDNIFQTLHESQTAATVRLGLQEDFGEHFLSDILRRYVKMYPRVSLEVRIARNTDLLALIDSGGLDLALTWDTGHKSPYATRLGETQMHWIGSRDTPSLNCSVDSPLPLILFDAPCVLRSAATQALDEARIPWRIALTSPSVGGIWAAVAAGLGLTLRTRIGLPGHLAVIAGLPTLPTLGYVLYRGAEHLAPATRQLAALIQTRLEEQAFSITAGASV, translated from the coding sequence ATGCGCCGTCCGACCTTCGATCTTGATGTGCTGCGTACTTTCGTGACCGGTGTGGAGTTCAACAGCTTTGCCAAAGCGGCGGACCGGCTCAATCGCTCGACGTCTGCCGTGAGCGCACAACTCAAGAAGCTTGAGGAACAGATAGGCACCCCAGTGCTGGCCAAATCCGGTCGAGGGCTGGTGTTGACGCCGGTGGGTGAGTCCCTGCTCAGCCATGCCCGCCAACTGCTTGAAATGAACGACAACATTTTCCAGACCCTGCACGAAAGCCAGACCGCCGCAACGGTACGCCTGGGGCTGCAGGAAGACTTTGGCGAACACTTTCTCAGCGACATTCTGCGACGCTACGTCAAGATGTACCCAAGGGTGAGCCTCGAAGTCAGGATTGCGCGCAACACCGATTTGCTTGCGTTGATCGACAGCGGTGGCCTGGACCTGGCCCTGACTTGGGACACAGGGCACAAGTCCCCTTATGCCACGCGCCTGGGTGAAACGCAGATGCACTGGATCGGGTCTCGTGACACACCATCGCTCAACTGCTCTGTAGATTCTCCCCTGCCATTGATCCTGTTCGACGCCCCTTGCGTGTTGCGCAGCGCGGCAACCCAGGCACTGGATGAGGCGCGAATCCCCTGGCGAATTGCACTGACCAGCCCCAGCGTGGGTGGAATCTGGGCGGCCGTTGCTGCCGGTTTGGGCCTCACGTTGCGAACCCGCATTGGGCTGCCAGGACATCTCGCCGTTATTGCTGGCCTACCCACACTGCCGACCCTCGGCTATGTGCTTTATCGTGGAGCAGAACACCTGGCGCCTGCCACCCGACAACTGGCAGCGTTGATACAAACCCGTCTGGAAGAGCAGGCGTTCAGTATCACTGCAGGCGCCTCCGTTTGA
- a CDS encoding AraC family transcriptional regulator ligand-binding domain-containing protein, with the protein MREMDRIELEPANRPPQRFHRGRLGQVLERFLDSQVCRKSTDYSLIELDQLWREAARIDPAIGLKLFALFTPQDWHVLAYLCLYSPDVLSAMHLWARYAPLASDTDNVRLVNDENGVGIELCVDAPGELARYVIEHYGVMSIAQLRRGTGQDVQPILAKFIHSRPSYYKQYAQWFGDRIEFDCPVNRFYFHAQSLSLPMQTRHHGMLELLTQELDRRIAAHRNFSGWSAKVAEGARRSLARGETPNLDNLAKALHQTPRTLRRRLEEQGTTFRQLLDQIRAELELHLELQGESLTEIAAQLGYSDVTAYLHARSRWRDRK; encoded by the coding sequence ATGCGCGAAATGGACAGAATTGAGCTAGAACCGGCCAATCGCCCGCCCCAGCGCTTTCATCGAGGCCGGCTGGGCCAAGTGCTGGAGCGCTTCCTTGATAGCCAAGTCTGCCGAAAAAGCACGGATTACAGCCTGATCGAGCTGGATCAGCTTTGGCGCGAGGCGGCGCGCATTGATCCGGCGATCGGGTTAAAACTGTTCGCGCTGTTCACGCCTCAGGACTGGCACGTCCTGGCTTATCTTTGCCTGTATAGCCCCGACGTTTTGTCGGCCATGCACCTTTGGGCCCGGTACGCACCGCTTGCATCGGACACTGACAATGTGAGGTTGGTGAATGATGAAAATGGCGTCGGAATCGAGCTATGCGTCGACGCGCCAGGGGAGTTGGCGCGGTATGTGATCGAACACTACGGCGTGATGTCCATCGCGCAATTACGACGTGGAACGGGCCAGGATGTGCAGCCGATTCTGGCAAAATTCATCCATTCGCGTCCGTCGTATTACAAGCAATATGCCCAGTGGTTTGGAGACCGCATCGAGTTTGACTGCCCGGTTAACCGCTTCTATTTCCATGCGCAAAGCTTGAGCCTGCCGATGCAGACCCGTCATCACGGGATGTTGGAGTTATTGACTCAGGAACTGGATCGACGGATTGCCGCGCATCGCAACTTCAGCGGTTGGTCAGCCAAGGTTGCCGAAGGTGCGCGACGATCTCTGGCGAGAGGTGAAACTCCAAACCTGGACAATCTTGCAAAGGCGCTGCATCAGACGCCCAGGACATTACGTAGACGCCTGGAAGAACAAGGCACGACCTTCAGGCAATTACTCGATCAGATTCGGGCGGAACTGGAACTGCATCTTGAATTGCAAGGCGAGTCGTTAACGGAGATTGCAGCCCAATTGGGCTACAGCGATGTGACTGCCTATCTCCATGCCCGAAGTCGATGGCGTGACAGGAAATAA